Proteins encoded by one window of Xenopus tropicalis strain Nigerian chromosome 6, UCB_Xtro_10.0, whole genome shotgun sequence:
- the st8sia6 gene encoding alpha-2,8-sialyltransferase 8F, which yields MRGHNMKKTLLVLLGTSLLLFVLTVWLSIGESAHYRPGTVTSTFGLVKPEVNFIVTSQSNYTTSPVNNSYCRDVQDRLLTVSLKKRYSEDYYIQTVNDLQNCTWHKRPEERSKFRLDLSSCCNGVKNFIVSQNNTSVGINITYEVESKKRILITEEIYRMLPKSQPFDGTPFKQCAVVGNGGILANSGCGVEIDQSDFVFRCNLPPTSGNVSVDVGNKTNLVTVNPSIISQKYRKLNKVKNVFLKYVSNYGNSLLLLPAFSYSSNTAISFEVHRVLEKNQAKQKAVFFHPNYLKNLAKFWKGKGVRAYRLSTGLMITSAAMELCEEVILYGFWPFSKDLEGKPISHHYYDNMLPKPGFHAMPKEFYQVLQLHHKGVLRLQIGKCEKR from the exons gccTGGAACAGTCACATCCACATTTGGATTAGTAAAGCCAGAAGTGAACTTCAT AGTTACTTCACAGTCCAACTATACTACAAGCCCAGTAAACAATTCATACTGCAGAGATGTTCAAGACCGGCTGTTGACTGTATCATTAAAGAAGCG GTACTCTGAAGACTATTATATCCAAACTGTTAATGATCTGCAGAACTGTACATGGCACAAAAGGCCAGAAGAACGTAGCAAGTTCAG GTTGGATTTGTCCTCGTGCTGCAATGGTGTCAAGAACTTCATCGTTTCTCAGAACAATACCTCAGTAGGAATCAACATTACATATGAAGTGGAGAGTAAAAAGAGAATTTTAATAACTGAAGAAATTTACAGAATGCTTCCAAAG TCCCAGCCCTTTGATGGAACCCCCTTCAAGCAATGTGCTGTGGTTGGGAATGGAGGAATCCTAGCAAACAGCGGATGTGGAGTAGAGATCGACCAGTCTGATTTTGTATTCAG GTGTAACCTTCCCCCTACATCGGGAAATGTAAGTGTTGATGTTGGAAATAAAACAAATCTCGTTACAGTTAATCCAAGCATTATTTCTCAAAA atatagAAAACTTAATAAggtgaaaaatgtttttctaaagtATGTCTCAAACTATGGAAATTCCTTGCTTTTGTTGCCAGCATTTTCCTACAGCAGCAACACAGCCATTTCATTTGAAGTGCACCGTGTACTGGAGAAAAACCAGGCAAAACAAAAAGCTGTATTCTTTCACCCAAACTATCTCAAAAACCTTGCAAAGTTTTGGAAAGGGAAGGGCGTAAGGGCTTATCGTCTTTCTACTGGACTCATGATTACCAGCGCCGCCATGGAACTGTGTGAAGAAGTAATACTGTATGGGTTCTGGCCTTTCTCCAAGGATTTAGAGGGAAAGCCAATTAGCCATCACTACTATGACAATATGCTGCCAAAGCCTGGCTTTCACGCTATGCCCAAAGAGTTTTATCAGGTCCTTCAACTGCATCACAAAGGGGTCCTCAGACTTCAAATTGGGAAGTGTGAAAAGAGATAA